The Myxococcota bacterium DNA segment CAGCTCCTGCACGGCAGCATCGGCGGCTACGAGGGCGTGCGCACGCCGCCGGGCCTGGTCGAGCTCGCACGAGTGACTCACCGGCAGCGCGGCTTCGGTGACTTCTGGCAGCACTGTCTCGTGGCGGCGGGCGCGGCTGAGATCGCGGTCGATCCGATCGTCCAGCCGTGGGACATCGCGGCGCTCCAGGTGGTGGTCGAGGAGGCCGGCGGACGCGCGACCGCACTCAGCGGCGAGCGCTCGATCTACGCGGGCAGCCTGGTCTCCAGCAACGGCCTCCTGCACGAGGCGACCCTGGGTCACCTGCGCGGCCGCGTCTGACCCTTCCTGGGCGGCCGAGGATGGGAAAGCAACACGGCTCGCTCGAGGTCGGCGAAACGCACCACGAAGCCCGTCGAGTCGCACACGGCGTAGCGCTCCGGCCGCGACGATTGGATTGGAGCGAAGCGCAGCGCTTCGGCGTCGAAGTCGAGAATGCGAGCCACCACCACCTCGCCGTCGCGCAGATGCAGGCGCAGCGGGCGACCCGTTTGCATGGCGGCGGCCACTTCATCGCGAGGCATTGGGAAGTGATTAGAAGATCGCTGGCTCGGACGACAGGCCTGTTTCTCGTGTGCTTTGTACCTTGGGCCGCCGCGGCCGGCGGAATCGACGTGCCGCCCGAGGGGAGCTGCGCGCCCCGGCCGATCCAGTGGGGCAAGGAGGGCTCGCCGCCGCCCTCCGACGTCGTGCCCGGCGCGTTCCACCCGGGCGAGAGACTCGAGATCAAGAACATCCCGCGTCTCCAGGGCTGGCTGCCCGACGAGGTGTGGCAGCGGCGCGAGCAGTTCTTCTTCGAGGGCATGGAGCTCGAGATCGGGCCCTGCTACCG contains these protein-coding regions:
- a CDS encoding inositol monophosphatase family protein, with protein sequence QLLHGSIGGYEGVRTPPGLVELARVTHRQRGFGDFWQHCLVAAGAAEIAVDPIVQPWDIAALQVVVEEAGGRATALSGERSIYAGSLVSSNGLLHEATLGHLRGRV